The following are encoded together in the Anoplopoma fimbria isolate UVic2021 breed Golden Eagle Sablefish chromosome 9, Afim_UVic_2022, whole genome shotgun sequence genome:
- the dla gene encoding delta-like protein A, with translation MYLLNMGRAILLTLAVMSMMLCQGFCSGVFELKLQEFLNKKGVQGNKNCCKGGLTSSFQQQCECKTFFRICLKHFQPNASPEPPCTYGGAVTPVLGSNSFQIPDAIPQSSFSNPIRINFGFTWPGTFSLIIEALHTDSKDDLSTENPDRVVSTLTTQRHLTVGEEWSQDVHTGGNTELKYSYRFVCDEHYYGDGCSVFCRPRDDAFGHFTCGERGEIVCDSGWKGHYCTDPICLPGCDDEHGFCEKPAECKCRVGFKGRYCDECIRYPGCLHGTCQQPWQCNCQEGWGGLFCNQDLNYCTHHKPCINGATCSNTGQGSYTCSCRPGFTGSSCEIQVNECAGNPCRNGGSCADLENTYTCTCPHGFYGNNCELSAMTCADGPCSNGGRCADNPDGGYFCQCPTGYAGFNCEKKIDHCTSGPCSNGARCVDLVNSYLCQCPDGFTGMNCDHTGDECSMYPCQNGATCQEGLDGYTCSCPPGYTGRNCSSPISRCEHNPCHNGATCHERNSRYVCACVPGYGGRNCQFLLPEHAAIRGSEVPWMAVGSGVALVLLLLAGCAVLVGFFRSKVQREGPIETVGEVETINNLTNNCHRSERDLAVSVMPTPGVKNINKKMDFCSGDPDEGSSPGRSSYKSRHLPADYNFVHEANYEQAAKEAMLEAACEDKCQSQDSFEFEEKRSKRLKCDASEKKAPEMSACADTKYKSVFVMSEEKDECIIATEV, from the exons atGTATTTATTGAACATGGGACGCGCCATCCTGCTGACTCTCGCCGTCATGTCCATGATGCTGTGCCAG GGGTTTTGTTCTGGAGTTTTCGAGCTGAAGCTGCAGGAGTTCCTCAACAAGAAGGGGGTGCAGGGCAACAAGAACTGCTGCAAGGGGGGTCTGACCTCCTCCTTCCAGCAGCAGTGCGAGTGCAAAACCTTCTTCAGGATCTGTCTCAAGCACTTCCAGCCCAACGCCTCCCCGGAGCCGCCCTGCACCTACGGCGGGGCAGTGACACCGGTGCTCGGCTCCAACTCCTTCCAGATCCCCGACGCCATCCCGCAGAGCTCGTTCAGCAACCCCATCAGGATTAACTTCGGCTTCACGTGGCCG GGGACCTTCTCGCTGATCATTGAGGCATTACACACCGACTCCAAAGACGACCTCTCCACAG agaaCCCAGACCGCGTCGTCAGCACCTTGACCACGCAGAGACACCTGACCGTGGGTGAGGAGTGGTCCCAGGACGTGCACACCGGTGGGAACACCGAGCTCAAGTACTCGTACCGGTTCGTGTGCGACGAGCACTACTACGGGGACGGATGCTCGGTGTTCTGCCGGCCGAGGGACGACGCATTCGGACACTTCACCTGCGGGGAGCGCGGAGAGATAGTGTGTGACTCCGGGTGGAAGGGCCACTACTGCACTGACC CGATCTGTCTGCCCGGCTGCGACGATGAACACGGATTCTGCGAGAAACCTGCAGAGTGCAA GTGCAGAGTGGGATTCAAAGGCCGCTACTGCGACGAGTGCATCCGCTACCCGGGCTGCCTCCACGGGACCTGCCAGCAGCCCTGGCAGTGCAACTGTCAGGAGGGCTGGGGGGGGCTCTTCTGCAACCAag atcTCAACTACTGCACTCACCACAAGCCCTGCATTAATGGAGCCACTTGTAGCAACACCGGTCAGGGCAGCTACACCTGTTCCTGCAGGCCGGGCTTCACAGGGTCCAGCTGTGAGATCCAGGTCAACGAATGCGCCGGGAACCCCTGTCGCAACGGCGGGAGCTGTGCC GATTTGGAAAACACATATACCTGCACTTGCCCGCACGGTTTCTATGGCAACAACTGCGAGCTGAGTGCCATGACGTGCGCCGACGGGCCCTGCTCCAACGGCGGCCGATGTGCCGACAACCCAGACGGCGGATACTTCTGCCAGTGCCCCACCGGGTACGCAGGGTTCAACTGCGAGAAGAAGATCGACCACTGCACCTCGGGCCCCTGCTCCAACG GTGCTCGATGTGTTGATCTGGTCAACTCGTACCTGTGTCAGTGCCCGGACGGTTTCACCGGCATGAACTGCGACCACACCGGGGACGAGTGCTCCATGTACCCGTGCCAGAACGGCGCCACGTGCCAGGAAGGTCTCGACGGCTACACCTGCTCCTGTCCGCCGGGGTACACCGGCCGCAACTGCAGCTCGCCCATCAGCCGCTGTGAACACAACCCCTGCCACAACGGCGCCACCTGCCACGAGAGGAACAGCCGCTACGTCTGCGCGTGCGTTCCCGGCTACGGCGGCAGAAACTGCCAGTTCCTGCTTCCGGAGCACGCCGCCATCCGGGGGTCAGAGGTGCCCTGGATGGCCGTGGGGTCCGGCGTGgccctggtgctgctgctgctggcggGCTGCGCTGTGCTTGTTGGATTTTTCCGATCAAAAGTCCAGCGCGAAGGTCCGATAGAAACCGTTGGTGAGGTAGAGACAATAAACAACCTGACCAACAACTGCCACCGCAGCGAAAGGGACTTGGCGGTCAGCGTGATGCCGACGCCGGGCGTCAAAAATATCAACAAGAAGATGGACTTCTGCAGCGGCGACCCCGACGAAGGGTCCTCACCGGGGAGGAGCAGCTACAAGAGCCGCCATCTGCCCGCGGACTACAACTTCGTACACGAGGCCAACTACGAGCAGGCGGCCAAAGAGGCCATGCTGGAGGCGGCCTGCGAAGACAAGTGCCAATCCCAGGACTCGTTCGAGTTCGAGGAGAAACGCAGCAAACGTTTAAAATG CGATGCATCAGAAAAGAAAGCCCCAGAAATGTCTGCATGTGCGGACACCAAGTACAaatctgtgtttgtgatgtCGGAGGAAAAGGACGAATGTATAATTGCAACTGAG GTGTAA
- the LOC129095558 gene encoding cell division control protein 42 homolog has protein sequence MLPLEVGKQKPCRVSEPVCGVDSPPVPTRRLKLRRSGSAPERKVNCVLVGDGAVGKTSLIVSYSTNGYPAEYVPTAFDNFTVVVVVDGKPVRLQLCDTAGQDELELIRPLCYKNADVFLLCYSVVRPCSFHNLIHRWVPEIRQHCPDTPLVLVGTQVDLREDVQVLIHLAQNQQRPVGTEEGQQLAQELGVVGFAECSALTQKNLKDAFDSAILASIQQTDSCSVQPQRLTLRKKTPDKFKSLSETWWRKINCLMGEQSCDFK, from the exons ATGCTTCCCCTGGAGGTCGGGAAGCAGAAGCCGTGCCGCGTGTCGGAACCGGTGTGTGGCGTGGACAGCCCTCCGGTCCCGACCCGGCGCTTGAAGCTCCGGAGGTCCGGATCCGCACCTGAGCGCAAGGTGAACTGCGTGCTGGTCGGGGACGGAGCAGTGGGCAAGACCAGCCTCATCGTCAGCTACAGCACCAACGGATACCCGGCAGAGTATGTCCCCACGGCCTTCGACAACTTCACCG tggtggttgtggtggaCGGAAAACCGGTGAGACTGCAGCTCTGCGACACTGCTGGACAG GACGAGCTGGAGCTCATCCGCCCTCTGTGCTACAAGAACGCCGacgtcttcctcctctgctaCAGCGTGGTCCGCCCCTGCTCTTTCCACAACCTGATCCACCGGTGGGTTCCTGAGATCCGTCAGCACTGTCCCGACACGCCCCTGGTCCTCGTTGGCACCCAGGTGGACCTGAGGGAGGACGTCCAGGTGCTGATTCACCTGGCGCAGAACCAGCAGCGGCCGGTGGGCACCGAGGAGGGCCAGCAGCTCGCCCAGGAGCTCGGGGTGGTGGGCTTTGCCGAGTGCTCAGCGCTGACCCAGAAGAACCTGAAGGACGCTTTCGATTCAGCCATCTTGGCCAGCATCCAGCAGACGGACAGCTGCAGCGTCCAACCTCAGAGGCTGACTCTGAGGAAGAAGACGCCCGATAAGTTCAAGAGCCTCTCGGAGACCTGGTGGAGGAAGATCAACTGTCTGATGGGAGAGCAGAGCTGTGACTTCAAGTGA